One genomic window of Glycine max cultivar Williams 82 chromosome 16, Glycine_max_v4.0, whole genome shotgun sequence includes the following:
- the PHR28 gene encoding myb-related protein 2 isoform X2, protein MYYQQQQQAKNMHALRMHSPTERHMMLQGGNGAGDPGLVLSTDAKPRLKWTPDLHERFIEAVNQLGGADKATPKTVLKLMGIPGLTLYHLKSHLQKYRISKNMHGQTNTSNNKIASTMEAATGISEASGVQMKHLSIGLQTNKNSEINDALQMQIEVQRRLHEQLEQVQRHLQLRIEAQGKYLQAVLEKAQETLGRQNLGAEGVEAAKVQLSELASRVSPQSLDSKFSELKELQVLWPQQTQEGQATDCSMGSFLNYSEESQRDRETHSMNLNLRACNGPPFSVSKGCAEESMHLKPDYRLCDEVKENMMFLSSSSNSKVVKGDFLSERPSSLLSMNVGVQEEENFGRTTVPKEEGWKRRESTETGRVPVKLNYEKISQDYRLANFDVKLDLNSHDDNDASSHCQQFDLNGFSWNC, encoded by the exons ATGTACtatcagcagcagcaacaagCTAAGAACATGCATGCTTTAAGGATGCACAGCCCCACTGAGAGGCATATGATGTTGCAAGGAGGCAATGGAGCTGGTGATCCAGGACTTGTTCTCTCAACTGATGCTAAGCCTAGACTAAAATGGACACCAGATCTTCATGAAAGGTTCATCGAAGCAGTCAATCAACTCGGAGGAGCAGACA AAGCTACACCAAAAACAGTACTGAAACTAATGGGGATTCCTGGACTTACTCTCTACCACTTAAAGAGTCATCTACAG AAGTACAGGATCAGTAAAAATATGCATGGACAAACCAAtactagcaacaataaaatTG CATCAACCATGGAAGCAGCAACCGGAATTTCAGAAGCAAGTGGAGTTCAAATGAAACATTTAAGCATAGGCCTCCAGACAAACAA AAATTCAGAAATAAATGATGCATTACAGATGCAAATTGAAGTACAAAGAAGACTACATGAGCAGCTTGAG CAGGTACAGAGACACTTACAGCTAAGGATAGAGGCACAAGGGAAGTACCTTCAGGCAGTGTTGGAAAAAGCACAAGAGACACTAGGAAGACAAAATTTAGGCGCTGAGGGAGTTGAAGCAGCCAAAGTTCAACTATCTGAACTGGCATCCAGAGTATCCCCTCAAAGCCTTGACTCTAAATTTTCAGAACTGAAAGAATTGCAGGTTTTGTGGCCTCAACAAACACAAGAAGGCCAAGCCACTGATTGTTCAATGGGAAGTTTCTTAAACTATAGTGAGGAATCTCAAAGAGACAGAGAAACACATAGCATGAACCTGAATTTGAGAGCCTGTAATGGCCCTCCATTTTCAGTTTCAAAAGGGTGTGCAGAAGAGTCTATGCATTTAAAGCCTGATTACAGATTGTGTGATGAAGTAAAGGAGAATATGATGTTTCTTTCCTCATCAAGTAATAGTAAAGTAGTGAAGGGTGATTTTTTATCAGAGAGGCCATCAAGCCTCTTGTCCATGAATGTAGGAgttcaagaagaagaaaattttggTAGAACAACGGTTCCAAAGGAAGAAGGttggaagagaagagagagcaCTGAAACTGGAAGAGTGCCAGTTAAATTGAACTACGAGAAGATTTCTCAAGATTATAGACTTGCAAACTTTGATGTGAAACTGGACCTGAATTCccatgatgataatgatgcttCTTCCCACTGCCAACAGTTTGATTTGAACGGTTTCAGCTGGAATTGCTAG
- the PHR28 gene encoding myb-related protein 2 isoform X4, producing MYYQQQQQAKNMHALRMHSPTERHMMLQGGNGAGDPGLVLSTDAKPRLKWTPDLHERFIEAVNQLGGADKATPKTVLKLMGIPGLTLYHLKSHLQKYRISKNMHGQTNTSNNKIASTMEAATGISEASGVQMKHLSIGLQTNKNSEINDALQMQIEVQRRLHEQLEVQRHLQLRIEAQGKYLQAVLEKAQETLGRQNLGAEGVEAAKVQLSELASRVSPQSLDSKFSELKELQVLWPQQTQEGQATDCSMGSFLNYSEESQRDRETHSMNLNLRACNGPPFSVSKGCAEESMHLKPDYRLCDEVKENMMFLSSSSNSKVVKGDFLSERPSSLLSMNVGVQEEENFGRTTVPKEEGWKRRESTETGRVPVKLNYEKISQDYRLANFDVKLDLNSHDDNDASSHCQQFDLNGFSWNC from the exons ATGTACtatcagcagcagcaacaagCTAAGAACATGCATGCTTTAAGGATGCACAGCCCCACTGAGAGGCATATGATGTTGCAAGGAGGCAATGGAGCTGGTGATCCAGGACTTGTTCTCTCAACTGATGCTAAGCCTAGACTAAAATGGACACCAGATCTTCATGAAAGGTTCATCGAAGCAGTCAATCAACTCGGAGGAGCAGACA AAGCTACACCAAAAACAGTACTGAAACTAATGGGGATTCCTGGACTTACTCTCTACCACTTAAAGAGTCATCTACAG AAGTACAGGATCAGTAAAAATATGCATGGACAAACCAAtactagcaacaataaaatTG CATCAACCATGGAAGCAGCAACCGGAATTTCAGAAGCAAGTGGAGTTCAAATGAAACATTTAAGCATAGGCCTCCAGACAAACAA AAATTCAGAAATAAATGATGCATTACAGATGCAAATTGAAGTACAAAGAAGACTACATGAGCAGCTTGAG GTACAGAGACACTTACAGCTAAGGATAGAGGCACAAGGGAAGTACCTTCAGGCAGTGTTGGAAAAAGCACAAGAGACACTAGGAAGACAAAATTTAGGCGCTGAGGGAGTTGAAGCAGCCAAAGTTCAACTATCTGAACTGGCATCCAGAGTATCCCCTCAAAGCCTTGACTCTAAATTTTCAGAACTGAAAGAATTGCAGGTTTTGTGGCCTCAACAAACACAAGAAGGCCAAGCCACTGATTGTTCAATGGGAAGTTTCTTAAACTATAGTGAGGAATCTCAAAGAGACAGAGAAACACATAGCATGAACCTGAATTTGAGAGCCTGTAATGGCCCTCCATTTTCAGTTTCAAAAGGGTGTGCAGAAGAGTCTATGCATTTAAAGCCTGATTACAGATTGTGTGATGAAGTAAAGGAGAATATGATGTTTCTTTCCTCATCAAGTAATAGTAAAGTAGTGAAGGGTGATTTTTTATCAGAGAGGCCATCAAGCCTCTTGTCCATGAATGTAGGAgttcaagaagaagaaaattttggTAGAACAACGGTTCCAAAGGAAGAAGGttggaagagaagagagagcaCTGAAACTGGAAGAGTGCCAGTTAAATTGAACTACGAGAAGATTTCTCAAGATTATAGACTTGCAAACTTTGATGTGAAACTGGACCTGAATTCccatgatgataatgatgcttCTTCCCACTGCCAACAGTTTGATTTGAACGGTTTCAGCTGGAATTGCTAG
- the PHR28 gene encoding myb-related protein 2 isoform X3 codes for MYYQQQQQAKNMHALRMHSPTERHMMLQGGNGAGDPGLVLSTDAKPRLKWTPDLHERFIEAVNQLGGADKATPKTVLKLMGIPGLTLYHLKSHLQQKYRISKNMHGQTNTSNNKIASTMEAATGISEASGVQMKHLSIGLQTNKNSEINDALQMQIEVQRRLHEQLEVQRHLQLRIEAQGKYLQAVLEKAQETLGRQNLGAEGVEAAKVQLSELASRVSPQSLDSKFSELKELQVLWPQQTQEGQATDCSMGSFLNYSEESQRDRETHSMNLNLRACNGPPFSVSKGCAEESMHLKPDYRLCDEVKENMMFLSSSSNSKVVKGDFLSERPSSLLSMNVGVQEEENFGRTTVPKEEGWKRRESTETGRVPVKLNYEKISQDYRLANFDVKLDLNSHDDNDASSHCQQFDLNGFSWNC; via the exons ATGTACtatcagcagcagcaacaagCTAAGAACATGCATGCTTTAAGGATGCACAGCCCCACTGAGAGGCATATGATGTTGCAAGGAGGCAATGGAGCTGGTGATCCAGGACTTGTTCTCTCAACTGATGCTAAGCCTAGACTAAAATGGACACCAGATCTTCATGAAAGGTTCATCGAAGCAGTCAATCAACTCGGAGGAGCAGACA AAGCTACACCAAAAACAGTACTGAAACTAATGGGGATTCCTGGACTTACTCTCTACCACTTAAAGAGTCATCTACAG CAGAAGTACAGGATCAGTAAAAATATGCATGGACAAACCAAtactagcaacaataaaatTG CATCAACCATGGAAGCAGCAACCGGAATTTCAGAAGCAAGTGGAGTTCAAATGAAACATTTAAGCATAGGCCTCCAGACAAACAA AAATTCAGAAATAAATGATGCATTACAGATGCAAATTGAAGTACAAAGAAGACTACATGAGCAGCTTGAG GTACAGAGACACTTACAGCTAAGGATAGAGGCACAAGGGAAGTACCTTCAGGCAGTGTTGGAAAAAGCACAAGAGACACTAGGAAGACAAAATTTAGGCGCTGAGGGAGTTGAAGCAGCCAAAGTTCAACTATCTGAACTGGCATCCAGAGTATCCCCTCAAAGCCTTGACTCTAAATTTTCAGAACTGAAAGAATTGCAGGTTTTGTGGCCTCAACAAACACAAGAAGGCCAAGCCACTGATTGTTCAATGGGAAGTTTCTTAAACTATAGTGAGGAATCTCAAAGAGACAGAGAAACACATAGCATGAACCTGAATTTGAGAGCCTGTAATGGCCCTCCATTTTCAGTTTCAAAAGGGTGTGCAGAAGAGTCTATGCATTTAAAGCCTGATTACAGATTGTGTGATGAAGTAAAGGAGAATATGATGTTTCTTTCCTCATCAAGTAATAGTAAAGTAGTGAAGGGTGATTTTTTATCAGAGAGGCCATCAAGCCTCTTGTCCATGAATGTAGGAgttcaagaagaagaaaattttggTAGAACAACGGTTCCAAAGGAAGAAGGttggaagagaagagagagcaCTGAAACTGGAAGAGTGCCAGTTAAATTGAACTACGAGAAGATTTCTCAAGATTATAGACTTGCAAACTTTGATGTGAAACTGGACCTGAATTCccatgatgataatgatgcttCTTCCCACTGCCAACAGTTTGATTTGAACGGTTTCAGCTGGAATTGCTAG
- the PHR28 gene encoding myb-related protein 2 isoform X1: MYYQQQQQAKNMHALRMHSPTERHMMLQGGNGAGDPGLVLSTDAKPRLKWTPDLHERFIEAVNQLGGADKATPKTVLKLMGIPGLTLYHLKSHLQQKYRISKNMHGQTNTSNNKIASTMEAATGISEASGVQMKHLSIGLQTNKNSEINDALQMQIEVQRRLHEQLEQVQRHLQLRIEAQGKYLQAVLEKAQETLGRQNLGAEGVEAAKVQLSELASRVSPQSLDSKFSELKELQVLWPQQTQEGQATDCSMGSFLNYSEESQRDRETHSMNLNLRACNGPPFSVSKGCAEESMHLKPDYRLCDEVKENMMFLSSSSNSKVVKGDFLSERPSSLLSMNVGVQEEENFGRTTVPKEEGWKRRESTETGRVPVKLNYEKISQDYRLANFDVKLDLNSHDDNDASSHCQQFDLNGFSWNC, translated from the exons ATGTACtatcagcagcagcaacaagCTAAGAACATGCATGCTTTAAGGATGCACAGCCCCACTGAGAGGCATATGATGTTGCAAGGAGGCAATGGAGCTGGTGATCCAGGACTTGTTCTCTCAACTGATGCTAAGCCTAGACTAAAATGGACACCAGATCTTCATGAAAGGTTCATCGAAGCAGTCAATCAACTCGGAGGAGCAGACA AAGCTACACCAAAAACAGTACTGAAACTAATGGGGATTCCTGGACTTACTCTCTACCACTTAAAGAGTCATCTACAG CAGAAGTACAGGATCAGTAAAAATATGCATGGACAAACCAAtactagcaacaataaaatTG CATCAACCATGGAAGCAGCAACCGGAATTTCAGAAGCAAGTGGAGTTCAAATGAAACATTTAAGCATAGGCCTCCAGACAAACAA AAATTCAGAAATAAATGATGCATTACAGATGCAAATTGAAGTACAAAGAAGACTACATGAGCAGCTTGAG CAGGTACAGAGACACTTACAGCTAAGGATAGAGGCACAAGGGAAGTACCTTCAGGCAGTGTTGGAAAAAGCACAAGAGACACTAGGAAGACAAAATTTAGGCGCTGAGGGAGTTGAAGCAGCCAAAGTTCAACTATCTGAACTGGCATCCAGAGTATCCCCTCAAAGCCTTGACTCTAAATTTTCAGAACTGAAAGAATTGCAGGTTTTGTGGCCTCAACAAACACAAGAAGGCCAAGCCACTGATTGTTCAATGGGAAGTTTCTTAAACTATAGTGAGGAATCTCAAAGAGACAGAGAAACACATAGCATGAACCTGAATTTGAGAGCCTGTAATGGCCCTCCATTTTCAGTTTCAAAAGGGTGTGCAGAAGAGTCTATGCATTTAAAGCCTGATTACAGATTGTGTGATGAAGTAAAGGAGAATATGATGTTTCTTTCCTCATCAAGTAATAGTAAAGTAGTGAAGGGTGATTTTTTATCAGAGAGGCCATCAAGCCTCTTGTCCATGAATGTAGGAgttcaagaagaagaaaattttggTAGAACAACGGTTCCAAAGGAAGAAGGttggaagagaagagagagcaCTGAAACTGGAAGAGTGCCAGTTAAATTGAACTACGAGAAGATTTCTCAAGATTATAGACTTGCAAACTTTGATGTGAAACTGGACCTGAATTCccatgatgataatgatgcttCTTCCCACTGCCAACAGTTTGATTTGAACGGTTTCAGCTGGAATTGCTAG
- the LOC100790331 gene encoding pyruvate kinase, cytosolic isozyme, whose product MEKMLGRNCGKLKTKIVCTLGPSSRSVEMLEKLLKAGMNVARFNFSHGTHSYHQETLDNLRTAMNNTGILCAVMLDTKGPEIRTGFLNEGKPIQIHRGQEITITTDYSIKGDENMISMSYKKLAHHLSPGSNILCADGTISFTVLECDKENGLVRCHCENSAVLGERKNVNLPGVVVDLPILTEKDKEDILEWGVPNKIDIIALSFVRKGSDLVEVRNLLGKHAKSILLMSKVENQEGVANFDEILENSDAFMVARGDLGMEIPIEKIFLAQKVMIHKSNIKGKPVVTATQMLESMIKSPRPTRAEATDVANAVLDGTDCVMLSGETAAGAYPDIAVQTMARICSEAESFIDYGDLFKRVMETAPTPMSPLESMASAAVRTANCINAALILVLTRGGTTSKLVAKYRPSMPILSLVVPEITTDSFEWFCSQEAPARHSLIYRGLIPVLGTGSFGDSMTESTEETIQLALSYAKKNDLCKPGDSVVALHRLESGTVIKILDVC is encoded by the exons ATGGAAAAGATGTTAGGGAGAAATTGTGGGAAGTTGAAGACCAAGATTGTGTGCACTTTGGGACCATCAAGTAGGTCAGTGGAGATGCTGGAGAAGCTTCTGAAGGCAGGGATGAACGTGGCTCGCTTCAACTTCTCTCATGGCACTCACTCTTACCACCAAGAGACCCTTGATAATCTCAGAACTGCAATGAACAACACCGGCATTCTCTGTGCTGTCATGTTGGACACCAAG GGTCCAGAGATCAGAACTGGGTTTTTGAATGAAGGGAAGCCAATACAAATCCATAGGGGACAAGAAATCACAATCACAACTGATTACAGCATAAAGGGTGATGAGAACATGATCAGCATGAGCTACAAGAAGTTGGCACACCATTTGAGTCCAGGGAGTAATATTCTGTGTGCTGATGGGACAATTAGTTTCACTGTGCTAGAATGTGACAAAGAGAATGGCTTGGTTCGATGTCATTGCGAAAATTCTGCAGTTCTGGGGGAGAGGAAGAATGTTAACCTTCCTGGAGTGGTTGTTGATCTTCCAATCTTGACAGAGAAGGACAAGGAGGACATTTTGGAGTGGGGGGTTCCTAATAAGATTGATATCATTGCTCTCTCTTTTGTTAGAAAAGGTTCAGACCTTGTGGAGGTCAGAAATCTACTTGGAAAGCATGCAAAAAGCATACTTCTCATGTCCAAG GTTGAAAATCAAGAGGGTGTTGCAAATTTTGATGAAATACTGGAAAATTCAGATGCATTCATGGTGGCAAGAGGTGACCTGGGAATGGAAATTCCAATTGAGAAGATCTTTCTAGCTCAGAAAGTTATGATACACAAGTCAAACATTAAAGGCAAGCCTGTGGTGACAGCCACCCAGATGTTAGAGTCCATGATCAAATCTCCTCGGCCTACACGAGCCGAGGCCACCGATGTTGCCAATGCAGTCCTTGATGGCACAGACTGTGTTATGCTTAGCGGGGAAACTGCTGCAGGAGCCTATCCAGACATTGCTGTCCAAACCATGGCCAGAATCTGTTCAGAGGCAGAGAGTTTCATAGACTATGGTGACCTATTCAAGAGAGTGATGGAAACAGCTCCAACTCCAATGAGTCCTTTGGAGAGCATGGCTTCAGCGGCAGTTAGGACTGCAAATTGCATCAATGCTGCACTCATCTTAGTTCTAACTAGAGGAGGAACCACTTCAAAACTTGTGGCAAAGTATAGACCCAGCATGCCTATTCTGTCACTGGTGGTTCCTGAGATAACAACAGATTCTTTTGAATGGTTCTGCAGTCAGGAAGCCCCTGCAAGGCATAGCCTTATCTACCGGGGACTAATACCTGTTTTGGGCACAGGTTCTTTTGGAGATTCCATGACTGAATCAACAGAAGAAACCATACAGCTTGCTCTTTCATATGCAAAGAAAAATGACTTGTGCAAGCCTGGAGACTCTGTTGTAGCACTTCACCGTCTTGAGTCTGGTACTGTCATCAAGATATTGGATGTTTGTTAA
- the LOC100790855 gene encoding E3 ubiquitin-protein ligase SIRP1 produces the protein MENDIEGVHWCNICSKMVNPMSDDENICPFCETEISEVMDNLRDQNDVVDLRSAWVFSLYAPIFLGLMGVFSPSLARIASHGGSSSRGVEEEVEQERENELVLGRRRRTSTYMMHLFRGLHVRMVSELENPEDNRNMDGRSILVIDPFSEGALILRGPNLSHTSSPNESNAVGSSLNDLVVGSGFDLLLQHLAQIGPGGYSSVNPPAQKAAIEALPSVTSEEKLQCTVCLEDVEVGSEAKEMPCKHKFHGDCIVSWLKLHGSCPVCRFQMPSEDSTLEANVGVGNGDNQNSELVRAGEERPRNGRRNWFPVLQSFNNFLPYP, from the coding sequence ATGGAGAATGATATAGAGGGTGTGCATTGGTGCAACATATGCTCTAAAATGGTGAATCCAATGAGTGATGATGAGAACATATGCCCTTTTTGTGAGACAGAAATTTCTGAGGTAATGGACAACCTAAGGGACCAGAATGATGTTGTTGACTTAAGGTCAGCTTGGGTGTTCTCACTCTACGCCCCGATTTTTCTCGGTTTGATGGGTGTTTTCAGCCCTTCCCTAGCAAGAATTGCTTCACATGGAGGCAGCAGCTCAAGGGGGGTGGAAGAAGAGGTTGAGCAAGAGAGGGAAAATGAGCTTGTGCTTGGGAGAAGGAGAAGAACTTCAACTTACATGATGCACCTCTTTCGTGGTCTTCACGTTAGGATGGTGTCTGAACTTGAAAACCCTGAAGACAATAGGAACATGGATGGCAGAAGCATACTTGTGATTGATCCATTCAGTGAAGGTGCATTGATTTTGAGGGGCCCTAACTTGAGCCACACAAGTAGCCCAAATGAGAGTAATGCTGTTGGCAGCTCCTTGAATGACCTTGTGGTAGGATCTGGCTTTGATTTGTTGCTACAGCATTTGGCTCAGATTGGTCCTGGTGGGTATTCAAGTGTGAACCCTCCGGCACAGAAGGCGGCAATTGAGGCATTGCCTAGTGTGACTAGTGAGGAGAAGTTGCAGTGCACAGTGTGCTTGGAGGATGTTGAGGTTGGGAGTGAAGCAAAGGAGATGCCATGTAAGCACAAGTTCCATGGTGATTGCATTGTCTCATGGCTCAAACTTCATGGTTCTTGTCCAGTTTGCAGGTTTCAGATGCCATCTGAGGATTCAACTCTTGAAGCCAATGTGGGAGTTGGAAATGGGGACAATCAGAACAGTGAGCTGGTCAGAGCTGGAGAAGAGAGACCAAGAAATGGAAGGAGGAACTGGTTTCCTGTGCTGCAATCATTTAACAATTTTCTTCCTTATCCTTGA
- the LOC100819202 gene encoding general negative regulator of transcription subunit 3: MGASRKLQGEIDRVLKKVQEGVEVFDSIWNKVYDTDNANQKEKFEADLKKEIKKLQRYRDQIKTWIQSSEIKDKKVSASYEQALVDARKLIEREMERFKICEKETKTKAFSKEGLGQQPKTDPREKAKSETRDWLNNVVGELENQIDNFEAELEGLSVKKGKNRPPRLTHLETSITRHKAHIKKCEFILRLLDNDELSPEQVNDVKDFLDDYVDRNQDDFEEFSDVDELYSSLPLDKVESLEDIVTIPPGPAKVTPVLSLKPSVAASASASQTSEQADDTASQDSNSDFVARTPPPKSSIVSPTATTPAGNFATPVSMNVPVPNLSSPPAIASVMPGSNSVQSSLEISSPVDASSFVNQSSTMKEEEINSFPGQRPSPSLSDVTLVRNISRNSVSNQATNSIPLASGNMVSSNGPLGSVPSAPEITKRNILVGDDRLGSNGMVQPLVSPLSNRMIMPQVARPNDGTSSVDSSSVNEAATVSGRVFSPSAVPGMQWRSGSPFQNQNDVVQVRGRTEIAPDQRERYLQKLQQVQQQGQSAILNMPSFVAGNPKQFSAQQQNPLLQQFNSQGSSVASQSGVGLGVQSPGLSGIASTSLPQPPNSVHSPSSQQSLLLVVSKDADVGNSKGDEPQQQIFPDDSGTESTASNGIGKNFVNEDELKSTYAVDSPAGVPASLPEPAQTSRDIDLSPGLPLQSNQRTGNLGVIGRSSTDLGALGDNFSASTANSGGVRDQLYYLQMLEAAHLKLPQPKDSERPRTYTPKHPTITPPSFPQVQAPIVNNPAFWERVGIEQYGTDTLFFAFYYQQNTYQQYMAAKELKKQSWRYHRKYNTWFQRHEEPKVATDEYEQGTYVYFDFHIANDDLQHGWCQRIKTDFTFEYNYLEDEPIV; the protein is encoded by the exons ATGGGAGCGAGTCGAAAACTCCAAGGCGAGATTGATCGCGTTCTTAAGAAGGTTCAGGAAGGCGTCGAAGTCTTCGATAGCATCTGGAACAAG GTTTACGACACCGATAATGCGAACCAGAAGGAGAAGTTCGAGGCGGACCTGAAGAAGGAGATTAAGAAGCTGCAGAGGTACAGGGACCAGATTAAGACTTGGATTCAGTCCAGTGAGATCAAAGACAAGAAG GTTAGTGCCTCATATGAGCAGGCTCTGGTGGATGCACGCAAGCTTATTGAGCGTGAAATGGAAAGATTCAAGATCTGTGAGAAGGAGACAAAGACAAAAGCATTCTCCAAAGAAGGCTTAGGTCAACAGCCTAAAACT GATCCTAGAGAGAAGGCTAAATCAGAGACAAGGGATTGGTTGAACAATGTG GTTGGGGAGTTAGAAAATCAGATTGATAACTTTGAAGCTGAGCTTGAAGGACTTTCTGTCAAGAAAGGAAAGAACAGGCCTCCCAGATTG ACACATCTAGAAACATCAATTACTCGGCACAAGGCTCATATAAAGAAATGTGAATTTATCTTGAGGCTACTAGATAATGATGAACTAAGTCCAGAGCAGGTTAATGATGTCAAAGATTTCCTGGATGACTATGTAGACCGTAATCAG gACGACTTTGAAGAATTTAGTGATGTTGATGAGTTATATAGTTCATTACCCTTAGACAAGGTGGAGTCACTTGAAGATATTGTTACAATTCCCCCTGGTCCTGCTAAG GTGACACCTGTGCTTAGCTTGAAGCCTTCTGTGGCAGCTTCAGCTTCAGCATCACAAACATCT GAGCAAGCTGATGATACAGCTTCCCAGGATAGCAATTCTGATTTTGTCGCAAGAACTCCACCTCCTAAAAGTAGTATAGTTAGTCCTACTGCTACAACACCAGCAGGGAATTTTGCTACTCCTGTTTCTATGAATGTTCCTGTGCCTAACTTGTCGAGTCCACCAGCCATTGCATCAGTCATGCCTGGTTCAAATTCTGTTCAGAGTTCCTTGGAGATTAGTAGTCCTGTGGATGCTTCATCTTTTGTTAATCAGTCTAGCACTATGAAGGAGGAAGAGATTAATAGTTTCCCTGGTCAAAGACCATCTCCATCGCTTTCTGATGTTACACTCGTAAGGAACATCAGCAGAAACAGCGTATCAAATCAAGCAACAAATAGCATACCTCTTGCTTCTGGCAATATGGTTTCCAGCAATGGGCCCCTTGGTTCAGTGCCTTCTGCACCTGAAATAACCAAGAGAAACATATTGGTAGGTGATGATAGACTCGGAAGCAATGGGATGGTGCAGCCTCTTGTATCCCCTTTAAGTAATAGAATGATCATGCCTCAGGTTGCTAGGCCTAATGATGGAACTTCCTCAGTTGACTCTAGTAGTGTCAACGAAGCTGCAACTGTATCTGGGAGAGTGTTCTCCCCTTCTGCTGTTCCTGGCATGCAATGGAGATCTGGAAGCCCCTTCCAGAATCAGAATGATGTG GTTCAGGTTCGTGGAAGAACTGAAATAGCTCCTGATCAAAGGGAAAGGTATTTGCAGAAGTTGCAGCAAGTGCAGCAACAAGGGCAAAGTGCCATTCTTAATATGCCATCTTTTGTAGCAGGGAATCCTAAGCAGTTTTCTGCTCAGCAACAAAATCCTCTCTTACAGCAG TTCAATTCTCAAGGCTCATCTGTTGCATCTCAATCTGGTGTGGGACTTGGAGTCCAGTCACCAGGTCTTAGTGGTATTGCTTCCACCTCATTACCGCAGCCACCAAATTCTGTCCATTCCCCATCTAGTCAACAGTCATTGCTATTAGTTGTTTCCAAAGATGCAG ATGTTGGCAATTCTAAGGGTGACGAGCCACAACAACAGATTTTTCCTGATGATTCAGGGACTGAATCTACTGCTAGTAATGGGATTGGCAAGAATTTTGTGAATGAAGATGAATTGAAATCCACATATGCTGTAGATTCTCCT GCTGGAGTACCTGCCTCTCTTCCTGAGCCTGCTCAGACTTCTAGAGATATTGATTTGTCTCCTGGCCTACCTTTACAATCAAATCAGCGTACTGGTAACCTTGGTGTTATAGGAAGAAGTTCAACTGACCTTGGAGCTCTTGGTGACAACTTCAGTGCATCAACTGCTAATTCTGGCGGAGTTCGtgatcaattatattatttacagATGCTTGAGGCAGCCCACCTCAAACTTCCACAACCTAAGGACTCAGAACGTCCTAGGACCTATACTCCT AAACACCCTACGATAACACCTCCTAGTTTTCCTCAAGTACAGGCACCTATTGTTAATAATCCTGCTTTTTGGGAGAGAGTAGGTATCGAACAATATGGCACTGATACCCTGTTCTTTGCATTTTACTATCAACAG AACACTTACCAACAGTATATGGCTGCAAAAGAGCTAAAGAAGCAGTCTTGGAGATATCACCGGAAGTATAACACATGGTTTCAACGGCATGAAGAGCCAAAAGTTGCAACAGATGAATATGAGCAGGGAACGTATGTGTACTTTGATTTCCATATTGCAAATGATGATCTGCAGCATGGCTG GTGTCAAAGAATCAAGACCGACTTCACCTTTGAATATAACTATCTTGAAGATGAGCCTATTGTCTAG